A genome region from Bacillaceae bacterium IKA-2 includes the following:
- a CDS encoding helicase-associated domain-containing protein — MLFNFEKPLVVQKDGTIIVEANHRQFQIIQPMLSQMATLEKATLSTYTYRISTYSIWSAKLQGIEITEIINFLNEHCKYPLAQQIVQFIEDQFNRCNSIGMEKHDEQCLLTFYDQSVAELLLNDRELSKLLISKHETIDGWIFSEINRGEIKTLCLHYGYFINDCIGYVKGEQLEVSFSNKVQLRPYQKEAVTNFYKNGKKTGGNGIVVMPCGSGKTIVGLGIIEKVKEEVLIITSSETSMKQWQREIIEKTNLTEMEVGLYTSTSKEVKPITITSYQMMIYKQPQTKELIHLPLFNKRNWGLIIYDEVHLLPAPVFRTTAGIQGKRRLGLTATLVREDGKEEEVYSLIGPKQFEVAWKGLEHNGWIATTKCKEIRIDLSEQVQNQYVNSNRQEQFKLASINPLKIEVIKKLLQKHQGEPALIIGQYLDQLVKVAEELNLPMITGKTPQKERETIYEKFRLGDISVLVVSKVANFAVDLPDAQVAIQISGAFGSRQEEAQRVGRVLRPKKNNNEAYFYSVVTRNTREEQCSSRRQVFMLEQGYTYEVEEWISSL; from the coding sequence ATGCTTTTCAATTTTGAAAAACCATTAGTTGTTCAAAAAGATGGAACAATTATTGTAGAGGCTAATCATCGACAATTTCAAATTATTCAGCCAATGCTATCACAAATGGCAACTTTAGAGAAAGCGACCTTATCAACATATACGTATCGGATATCGACTTACTCAATTTGGTCGGCGAAACTTCAAGGAATCGAAATCACTGAAATTATTAACTTTTTAAATGAGCACTGTAAATATCCGTTAGCGCAACAGATTGTTCAGTTTATTGAAGATCAGTTTAATCGCTGTAATTCAATTGGCATGGAAAAGCATGATGAACAATGCCTATTAACTTTTTATGATCAATCAGTTGCAGAACTATTATTGAACGACCGTGAGCTAAGTAAGTTATTAATAAGCAAACATGAGACAATCGATGGCTGGATTTTCAGTGAAATCAATCGCGGGGAAATTAAAACACTTTGTTTACATTACGGCTATTTTATCAATGATTGTATTGGATATGTGAAAGGTGAACAATTAGAAGTAAGCTTTTCAAATAAAGTACAATTACGCCCCTACCAAAAAGAGGCAGTGACTAATTTTTATAAAAACGGCAAAAAAACAGGAGGCAATGGCATTGTTGTGATGCCGTGTGGCTCAGGGAAAACAATAGTTGGGCTAGGGATCATTGAAAAGGTGAAAGAAGAAGTGCTAATTATTACTTCAAGTGAAACATCGATGAAGCAGTGGCAACGAGAGATCATTGAAAAGACAAATCTAACTGAAATGGAAGTCGGTCTTTATACGAGTACGAGTAAAGAAGTGAAACCAATTACAATTACTTCTTACCAAATGATGATCTACAAACAGCCCCAAACAAAGGAGCTTATCCATCTTCCGTTATTTAATAAACGTAATTGGGGACTGATTATATATGATGAAGTTCATCTTCTACCGGCCCCAGTGTTCCGAACAACAGCAGGGATTCAAGGGAAAAGACGTTTAGGATTAACAGCCACCCTTGTTCGCGAGGACGGAAAAGAAGAAGAAGTTTATAGCTTAATTGGACCAAAGCAATTTGAGGTGGCTTGGAAAGGACTTGAACATAATGGTTGGATCGCCACAACGAAGTGTAAAGAAATTCGGATTGATCTATCCGAACAAGTGCAAAATCAATATGTTAATAGCAATCGACAAGAACAATTTAAGTTAGCCTCCATCAACCCATTAAAAATTGAAGTAATTAAAAAGTTGTTACAAAAACATCAAGGCGAGCCTGCTTTAATCATCGGACAATATCTTGATCAATTAGTGAAAGTTGCTGAGGAATTAAATCTACCCATGATCACTGGAAAAACTCCACAAAAAGAACGGGAAACTATTTATGAGAAATTTCGTTTAGGTGATATCTCTGTACTCGTCGTTAGTAAAGTAGCTAATTTTGCTGTTGACCTCCCTGACGCTCAAGTTGCGATCCAGATATCAGGTGCATTTGGCTCAAGACAGGAAGAAGCGCAGCGAGTTGGAAGGGTATTACGTCCTAAAAAAAACAACAATGAAGCTTATTTTTATTCGGTTGTTACAAGAAATACAAGAGAAGAGCAATGCTCAAGTCGCAGGCAGGTGTTTATGTTAGAACAAGGCTACACATATGAGGTGGAAGAGTGGATATCGTCACTATAG